In Vulpes lagopus strain Blue_001 chromosome 1, ASM1834538v1, whole genome shotgun sequence, a genomic segment contains:
- the NAXE gene encoding NAD(P)H-hydrate epimerase isoform X1 has translation MRGASFMSALRALLGLGLLAAGSRLRRVPGRAGACPAGSAWWEARRPHSGGGGEPAGMASPAVKYLSQEEAQAVDEELFNEYQFSVDQLMELAGLSCATAIAKAYPPTSMSRSPPAVLVICGPGNNGGDGLVCARHLKLFGYQPTIYYPKRPNKPLFTALVTQCQKMDIPFLGEMPPEPMLIDELYELVVDAIFGFSFKGDVREPFRTILSVLDGLTVPIASIDIPSGWDVEKGNSGGIQPDLLISLTAPKKSATQFTGRYHYLGGRFVPPALEKKYQLNLPPYPDTECVYRLQ, from the exons ATGCGCGGGGCGAGCTTCATGTCTGCGCTGCGAGCGCTGCTCGGGCTCGGGCTTCTGGCAGCCGGCTCGCGCCTGAGGCGGGTCCCGGGCCGGGCCGGAGCCTGCCCTGCGGGGTCCGCGTGGTGGGAGGCGCGGCGACCACActcgggcggcggcggggagccgGCAGGCATGGCGAGCCCGGCGGTGAAGTACCTGAG CCAGGAGGAGGCCCAGGCGGTGGACGAGGAGCTGTTCAACGAGTACCAGTTCAGCGTGGACCAGCTAATGGAGCTGGCTGGGCTGAGCTGCGCCACAGCCATTGCTAAG gcctacCCCCCCACGTCCATGTCCCGGAGCCCCCCCGCGGTCCTGGTCATCTGCGGACCTGGAAATAACGGAGGAGACGGCCTGGTCTGCGCTCGGCACCTCAAGCTCTTT GGCTACCAGCCAACCATTTATTATCCCAAAAGGCCGAACAAGCCACTCTTCACCGCATTGGTGACCCAGTGTCAGAAAATGGACATCCCTTTCCTCGGTGAAATGCCCCCAGAG CCCATGCTGATTGATGAGCTGTACGAGCTGGTGGTGGATGCCATCTTTGGCTTCAGCTTCAAAGGTGATGTTCGAGAGCCGTTCCGCACCATCCTGAGTGTCCTGGATGGGCTCACTGTGCCCATTGCAAGCATCGACATTCCTTCAG GATGGGATGTGGAGAAGGGAAACTCTGGAGGGATCCAGCCAGACTTGCTCATTTCCCTGACAGCACCCAAAAAGTCTGCAACCCAATTCACTGGTCGCTACCACTATCTGGGAGGTCGTTTTGTACCACCTGCTCTAGAAAAGAAGTACCAGTTGAATTTGCCACCTTACCCTGACACTGAGTGTGTCTACCGTCTTCAGTGA
- the TTC24 gene encoding tetratricopeptide repeat protein 24, with product MSFSNPEDVPQEPEPSTSKKKKKKQKWPQQEASIQALTRAGHGALLAGRNHEALTSFQRAFILASEAPQTQDTSVLRACAFNLGAAYVETGDPARGLKLLLRARPEEEAQGKGHGDQCFNVALAYQALGKLPQALAWYHRALGHYHPLGDQGQAQAKMGACYRALGQPTLAAHCLQEASQAYVQAGQPQDAALALGAAAACMLKSGQHGMGDIVQVLEESQRLAERSPEQGLLGQLYNDLGLSYSQLQLFSLAAEAFLRALPLCRGPGEEAMVLTNLGAAHSALGNYQEARDVHRKAADLHGSVGQRQEQGRSFGSLAFALSQLGNHRAARDNYLHALQAARDTGDTKGQWQACEGLGAAAARLGQHNQALWYYKEALARSQKEPDSVRDRLVAKLADAMRTHLAQAGPVPTYSLTSAPGRPQAPGGVAGPPAGVGRGRAEVWHRSWGRWEEEACEESQEEREDQPPADVPVASWAQRLECLGPRAHLPLGGQCPLRMEQPGTLVPNGPQANRSSSWSRETPSGNPQRRPTESGFCAII from the exons ATGTCTTTCTCCAACCCTGAAGATGTCCCCCAAGAGCCTGAACCCTCAAcctccaagaagaaaaagaagaagcaaaagtGGCCACAGCAAGAGGCCAGCATCCAAGCCCTCACCAGGGCTGGCCATGGAGCCCTACTGGCTGGCCGGAACCATGAAGCCTTGACCAGCTTCCAGAGGGCCTTCATCCTGGCCTCTGAGGCCCCACAAACTCAGGACACCTCTGTTCTCCGGGCCTGTGCCTTCAACCTGGGGGCCGCCTATGTGGAGACGGGGGACCCAGCCAGAGGCCTCAAGCTGCTCCTGCGAGCCCGACCTGAAGAGGAGGCGCAGGGCAAGGGTCATGGGGACCAATGTTTCAACGTGGCTTTGGCCTACCAGGCCCTGGGCAAGCTGCCCCAAGCTTTGGCCTGGTACCACAGGGCCCTGGGGCACTACCACCCATTAGGTGACCAGGGGCAGGCCCAAGCAAAAATGGGAGCCTGCTACCGGGCTCTGGGACAGCCCACACTAGCAGCCCACTGTCTACAGGAAGCAAGCCAGGCCTACGTCCAAGCAGGGCAGCCTCAGGATGCAGCCCTGGCATTGGGGGCTGCAGCAGCTTGTATGCTGAAGAGTGGGCAACACGGGATGGGTGACATAGTACAGGTGCTGGAGGAGAGCCAGAGGCTTGCTGAGAGGAGTCCTGAGCAGGGACTGCTGG GGCAGCTCTATAACGACCTGGGCCTGAGCTACTCCCAGCTCCAGCTGTTCTCGCTAGCAGCTGAGGCCTTCCTGCGGGCCCTGCCCCTGTGCCGGGGGCCAGGAGAGGAGGCCATGGTGCTGACAAACCTCGGAGCAGCCCACAGCGCCCTTGGCAACTATCAGGAAGCCCGGGATGTTCACCGGAAGGCAGCTGACCTGCATG GCTCCGTGGGGCAGCGGCAGGAGCAGGGCCGCAGCTTCGGCAGCCTGGCATTTGCACTGAGTCAGCTGGGGAATCACAGAGCAGCCAGAGACAACTACCTGCATGCCCTACAGGCTGCCCGGGATACTG GGGACACGAAGGGGCAGTGGCAGGCCTgtgaggggctgggggccgcAGCAGCCAGGCTGGGGCAGCACAACCAGGCCTTGTGGTACTATAAGGAAGCACTGGCCCGGAGTCAG AAGGAGCCAGACTCCGTGCGGGATCGGCTGGTGGCCAAGCTGGCAGATGCCATGAGAACCCACTTGGCCCAGGCGGGGCCTGTACCGACCTACAGCCTG ACTTCAGCTCCAGGGAGACCCCAGGCTCCAGGTGGGGTGGCCGGGCCCCCagctggggtgggaaggggcagagcggAAGTGTGGCACAG GTCTTGGGGTAGGTGGGAAGAAGAAGCGTGCGAGGAgagccaggaggagagagaggaccaGCCGCCGGCGGATGTCCCCGTGGCATCTTGGGCACAGAGACTGGAGT gtcTAGGACCCAGGGCCCATCTCCCACTTGGAGGCCAATGCCCCCTTCGAATGGAGCAGCCTGGCACTCTGGTGCCCAATGGCCCCCAAGCCAACAG gtCATCCAGCTGGTCCAGGGAGACCCCCAGCGGGAACCCTCAGAGGAGACCCACCGAGTCTGGCTTCTGTGCCATCATATGA
- the NAXE gene encoding NAD(P)H-hydrate epimerase isoform X2 yields the protein MRGASFMSALRALLGLGLLAAGSRLRRVPGRAGACPAGSAWWEARRPHSGGGGEPAGMASPAVKYLSQEEAQAVDEELFNEYQFSVDQLMELAGLSCATAIAKAYPPTSMSRSPPAVLVICGPGNNGGDGLVCARHLKLFPMLIDELYELVVDAIFGFSFKGDVREPFRTILSVLDGLTVPIASIDIPSGWDVEKGNSGGIQPDLLISLTAPKKSATQFTGRYHYLGGRFVPPALEKKYQLNLPPYPDTECVYRLQ from the exons ATGCGCGGGGCGAGCTTCATGTCTGCGCTGCGAGCGCTGCTCGGGCTCGGGCTTCTGGCAGCCGGCTCGCGCCTGAGGCGGGTCCCGGGCCGGGCCGGAGCCTGCCCTGCGGGGTCCGCGTGGTGGGAGGCGCGGCGACCACActcgggcggcggcggggagccgGCAGGCATGGCGAGCCCGGCGGTGAAGTACCTGAG CCAGGAGGAGGCCCAGGCGGTGGACGAGGAGCTGTTCAACGAGTACCAGTTCAGCGTGGACCAGCTAATGGAGCTGGCTGGGCTGAGCTGCGCCACAGCCATTGCTAAG gcctacCCCCCCACGTCCATGTCCCGGAGCCCCCCCGCGGTCCTGGTCATCTGCGGACCTGGAAATAACGGAGGAGACGGCCTGGTCTGCGCTCGGCACCTCAAGCTCTTT CCCATGCTGATTGATGAGCTGTACGAGCTGGTGGTGGATGCCATCTTTGGCTTCAGCTTCAAAGGTGATGTTCGAGAGCCGTTCCGCACCATCCTGAGTGTCCTGGATGGGCTCACTGTGCCCATTGCAAGCATCGACATTCCTTCAG GATGGGATGTGGAGAAGGGAAACTCTGGAGGGATCCAGCCAGACTTGCTCATTTCCCTGACAGCACCCAAAAAGTCTGCAACCCAATTCACTGGTCGCTACCACTATCTGGGAGGTCGTTTTGTACCACCTGCTCTAGAAAAGAAGTACCAGTTGAATTTGCCACCTTACCCTGACACTGAGTGTGTCTACCGTCTTCAGTGA